Proteins encoded together in one Miscanthus floridulus cultivar M001 chromosome 16, ASM1932011v1, whole genome shotgun sequence window:
- the LOC136512415 gene encoding ribosome biogenesis protein NOP53-like has protein sequence MGKASKGSRKGKKAWRANIRTDDIDDFFEKQTRDAHAGAAAIPSLPSDSLFFVDKPAASASTSAAGASDTTTKDIPVKRKIEKKREKVLYHESLLKRNPFVQPIPSSVVSKKDKKKAKKKELQETQGEKSVLMEDDSVVKNFDIWAGDGKSDSKAKKRSTTSVIPAVEVEPAGCSFNPPLEAHQDSLAQAVADEKRKEYMKELGPAPVPLIVPGEAITEEDKFFLDADDGDEDAAEEDGDQDADTLVGQRKNKTKRVTRVELNKRARRKERLRAEAEAKKMENVSKEIDCLPNIMDEIAKEDKEKEKRRIRRTVVKEERRKSGPPRLGRHKFEPAPVQVLLTEEISGSLRKLKGCCNLARDRYKSIEKRGILAPSKRISKHR, from the exons ATGGGGAAGGCGTCCAAGGGCTCGCGGAAGGGGAAGAAGGCGTGGCGCGCCAACATCCGCACCGACGACATCGACGACTTCTTCGAGAAGCAGACGCGCGATGCCCACGCGGGCGCCGCCGCCATCCCTTCCCTTCCTTCCGACTCACTCTTCTTTGTCGACAAGCCCGCCGCCTCCGCGTCGACTTCCGCCGCCGGCGCCTCGGACACAACCACCAAAG ATATTCCTGTCAAAAGGAAGattgagaagaagagggagaaggttCTTTACCATGAGAGTTTGTTGAAGCGGAATCCATTTGTGCAGCCAATCCCATCTTCTGTGGTgagcaagaaggataagaagaaggcaaagaagaaggaaTTGCAGGAGACACAGGGAGAGAAAAGTGTCCTTATG GAAGATGATTCTGTAGTAAAGAACTTTGACATCTGGGCTGGGGATGGTAAAAGTGATTCCAAGGCCAAAAAG AGATCTACTACATCAGTTATTCCTGCTGTTGAAGTTGAGCCTGCAGGATGTTCATTTAATCCTCCATTGGAAGCGCATCAA GACTCTCTTGCTCAAGCTGTAGCAGACGAAAAGCGTAAAGAGTACATGAAAGAGTTGGGGCCAGCACCTGTACCACTCATAGTTCCTGGCGAAGCTATAACTGAAGAAGAT AAATTCTTTCTTGATGCTGATGATGGAGATGAAGATGCTGCAGAAGAGGATGGAGATCAGGATGCTGATACTTTGGTTGGACAAAG GAAGAACAAAACAAAAAGAGTTACAAGAGTAGAACTGAACAAAAGAGCTCGCCGGAAGGAGAGGTTAAGAGCAGAAGCGGAAGCAAAGAAAATGGAAAATGTTTCGAAAGAAATTGACTG CTTGCCAAATATAATGGATGAGATAGCTAAAGAGGACaaggaaaaggagaagaggcGCATACGGCGAACTGTGGTTAAAGAGGAGAGGCGTAAATCAGGCCCACCTCGTCTGGGCAGACACAA ATTTGAACCAGCTCCTGTTCAAGTTCTATTGACAGAAGAGATTAGTGGCTCTCTTAGAAAGCTAAAG GGGTGTTGTAATCTTGCGAGGGATCGCTACAAGAGCATTGAGAAACGTGGAATACTTGCACCGAGCAAGAGAATAAG CAAACATCGGTAG
- the LOC136511591 gene encoding probable ATP-dependent DNA helicase CHR719, which yields MAASVDAAAAAVAPPAAVEEAGGAVEQARTLIGALNLLSRNLPLPPDVLRAVSSIYHDGGAGDEEEEEEEEEGEVREAEKEGDEEMAAADGVAEAKEDPADGATTKGGSLIEELEDAIYKNKKAPISYSELAALKEGRFNASIQHRLAELEGLPSTRGEDLQMKCLLELYGLKLLDLQKKVRSDISAEYWLHKKCTYPERQLFDWGLMRIRYPLSMYGIGDILSMDADDVHRKKRFTERMLRLEEEEKNQADIRKRKFFAEILNASREHQVQLATTFKQRKQRNDGVQAWHVRARQRISRQEKSRLNLLKIGDQEAYMKMVEESKNERLKMLLDKTNELLEGIGKAVQRQKDAEHVSQPEGSEVPKGSESEDCSQISGVKSESPGESPSDDDADFAGPADESKFNAGRRLDFTVHSIEEKVTEQPSALEGGELRSYQLEGLQWMLSLFNNNLNGILADEMGLGKTIQTIALIAYLLEKKEVAGPHLIIAPKAVLPNWSNEFKTWAPSIGAILYDGRPEERKLLREKNFDGLQFNVLLTHYDLILKDKKFLKKVHWHYLIVDEGHRLKNHECALARTLVSGYQIRRRLLLTGTPIQNSLQELWSLLNFILPNIFNSSQNFEEWFNAPFACDVSLNDEEQLLIIHRLHQVLRPFLLRRKKDEVEKYLPVKTQVILKCDMSAWQKAYYEQVTSREKVALGSGLRSKTLQNLSMQLRKCCNHPYLFVEHYNMYQREEIVRASGKFELLDRLLPKLQRAGHRVLLFSQMTKLLDVLEVYLQMYNFKYMRLDGSTKTEERGRLLADFNKKDSEYFMFLLSTRAGGLGLNLQTADTVIIFDSDWNPQMDQQAEDRAHRIGQKNEVRVFVLVSVGSIEEEILDRAKQKMGIDAKVIQAGLFNTTSTAQDRRALLQEILRRGTSSLGTDIPSEREINRLAARTDEEFWLFEKMDEERRLRENYKSRLMDGNEVPDWVFANNNDLPKRTVADEFQNIIVGAKRRRKEVVYSDSFGDQWMKSDEGFEDVPKVTPRPKRTAYSSDIQVEFSERRKRPRSVENSADGASNPTWTPDKGRAGVSSYSKDETEDDGEDEVITSGLQKGNSFTWNTLGRRRSSHFSSSSDSKGRPSF from the exons ATGGCGGCGTCCGTGGACGCTGCTGCAGCGGCGGTGGCGCCCCCCGCCGCCGTGGAGGAGGCGGGCGGCGCGGTTGAGCAGGCCCGGACGCTCATCGGCGCGCTCAACCTCCTCTCCCGCAACCTGCCGCTGCCCCCCGACGTCCTGCGCGCTGTCTCGTCCATCTACCACGATGGGGGTGCcggtgacgaggaggaggaggaagaggaggaggagggggaggtgcGGGAAGCGGAGAAGGAAGGGGATGAGGAGATGGCGGCCGCGGATGGGGTCGCGGAGGCCAAGGAGGACCCCGCTGACGGTGCGACGACCAAG GGGGGCTCCTTGATTGAAGAGCTTGAAGATGCAATATATAAGAATAAAAAAGCACCAATATCCTACTCAGAGTTGGCAGCTCTAAAAGAAGGGCGATTCAATGCATCCATCCAGCATCGGCTAGCTGAACTTGAAG GATTACCTTCTACTAGGGGTGAAGACTTGCAAATGAAGTGTTTGCTTGAATTGTATGGGCTAAAG TTGTTAGATTTGCAGAAGAAAGTGCGATCCGATATCAGTGCAGAATATTGGCTACACAAGAAATGTACATATCCAGAGAGGCAACTTTTTGATTGGGGGCTGATGCGGATACGGTATCCTTTATCCATGTATGGAATAGGAGATATCCTTTCAATGGATGCTGATGATGTTCACCGCAAAAAGAGATTTACAGAG AGGATGTTGAGACTCGAAGAGGAAGAAAAAAATCAGGCAGATATCAGGAAGAGGAAGTTCTTTGCAGAAATTCTAAATGCTTCTAGGGAACACCAGGTGCAGTTAGCTACTACATTCAAGCAAAGAAAGCAGCGGAATGATGGAGTTCAG GCATGGCATGTTCGGGCACGCCAACGTATCTCACGGCAAGAGAAAAGTAGGTTGAATCTTCTGAAAATTGGTGATCAAGAAGCATATATGAAGATGGTCGAGGAGAGCAAGAACGAACGTCTGAAAATGCTCCTCGACAAAACAAATGAGCTTCTTGAAGGAATTGGAAAAGCTGTACAGCGACAAAAAGATGCTGAGCATGTTAGTCAGCCAGAAGGGAGTGAAGTGCCAAAAGGGTCAGAGTCTGAGGATTGTTCTCAAATCTCAGGTGTCAAGAGTGAATCACCTGGGGAGTCTCCTTCAGATGATGATGCAGACTTTGCTGGCCCTGCAGATGAAAGTAAATTCAATGCAGGTCGTAGACTTGATTTTACTGTCCATTCCATTGAAGAAAAG GTAACAGAACAACCATCAGCTCTTGAAGGTGGGGAATTGAGGTCATATCAACTGGAGGGTCTCCAATGGATGCTTTCTTTGTTTAACAACAATTTGAATGGCATTCTGGCTGATGAAATGGGTCTGGGTAAAACAATTCAGACCATAGCTTTGATCGCTtatctgttggaaaagaaggagGTTGCAGGACCACACTTAATAATTGCTCCAAAAGCAGTATTACCAAATTGGTCTAATGAATTCAAAACATGGGCTCCCAG CATTGGGGCAATTCTGTATGATGGTCGTCCAGAAGAGAGGAAGCTTTTAAGGGAAAAGAATTTTGATGGATTGCAATTTAATGTTTTGCTCACGCATTATGACTTGATACTGAAAGATAAGAAGTTCCTAAAGAAAGTTCACTGGCATTATTTGATTGTTGATGAAGGCCATCGTCTGAAAAATCATGAATGCGCTCTTGCTCGCACACTAGTTTCGGG ATATCAGATCCGCCGCAGACTACTTTTAACTGGCACTCCAATCCAAAATAGCCTACAAGAACTGTGGTCTTTGCTTAACTTTATTCTGCCCAATATTTTTAATTCATCTCAGAATTTTGAGGAATGGTTTAATGCACCATTTGCATGTGATGTTAGTCTTAATGATGAGGAACAGCTACTAATCATACATCGTTTGCATCAA GTCTTGCGTCCATTTTTGCTGAGGAGGAAGAAAGATGAAGTGGAAAAATATCTCCCTGTGAAAACACAAGTAATTCTCAAGTGTGACATGTCTGCTTGGCAAAAAGCATACTACGAACAAGTCACAAGCAGGGAAAAGGTTGCACTAGGATCTG GGCTCAGATCAAAGACTCTGCAAAATCTGTCAATGCAACTTAGGAAATGTTGCAACCACCCCTACCTATTTGTAGAGCACTATAACATGTACCAGCGGGAGGAAATTGTTAGAGCATCAGGGAAGTTTGAATTGCTTGATCGTCTACTTCCAAAACTGCAGAGAGCTGGTCACAGGGTTCTACTTTTCTCCCAAATGACGAAACTGCTTGATGTTTTAGAAGTATATTTGCAAATGTACAATTTCAAGTACATGAGGCTTGATGGATCCACGAAGACTGAGGAACGAGGGAGGTTACTGGCAGATTTTAATAAGAAGGATTCAGAATATTTCATGTTTCTCCTCAGCACACGTGCTGGAGGCCTTGGGTTGAACTTGCAGACGGCGGACACTGTCATTATCTTTGATAGCGACTGGAACCCTCAAATGGACCAACAAGCTGAAGACCGTGCCCATCGTATAGGGCAGAAGAATGAAGTGCGTGTATTTGTTCTTGTTAGTGTTGGCTCGATTGAAGAAGAGATCCTGGACCGTGCAAAACAAAAGATGGGTATTGATGCAAAAGTTATCCAGGCTGGGTTGTTTAACACAACTTCCACAG CACAGGACAGACGAGCATTGCTGCAGGAGATCCTCAGGAGGGGGACAAGCTCGCTGGGAACAGATATCCCCAGTGAGCGTGAGATAAATCGTTTGGCTGCGCGAACTGATGAAGAATTCTGGTTGTTTGAGAAGATGGATGAAGAAAGGAGGCTTAGAGAAAACTACAAATCTAGACTTATGGATGGGAATGAGGTTCCAGATTGGGTGTTTGCCAACAATAATGATTTACCCAAGAGAACTGTGGCAGATGAATTCCAGAATATAATAGTTGGTGCGAAGCGACGTAGAAAGGAGGTTGTCTATTCGGACTCTTTTGGTGATCAGTGGATGAAATCTGATGAGGGATTTGAAGACGTTCCAAAGGTGACTCCAAGGCCGAAGAGGACTGCTTACTCATCTGACATCCAAGTTGAGTTTAGTGAAAGGAGGAAAAGGCCTAGGTCTGTAGAAAACAGCGCAGATGGTGCAAGCAACCCAACGTGGACACCTGACAAAGGAAGGGCTGGAGTTTCATCATACAGCAAGGACGAGACTGAAGATGATGGCGAAGACGAAGTCATTACTAGCGGCTTACAGAAGGGAAACAGCTTCACATGGAATACCCTTGGAAGAAGAAGGTCAAGCCACTTCAGTTCGTCGTCGGACTCGAAAGGGCGCCCATCATTCTAA